One genomic region from Halococcus qingdaonensis encodes:
- a CDS encoding heme ABC transporter ATP-binding protein, translated as MIDVEDLSIAFGDVQALSDVNLTVDRGELVGLVGPNGAGKSTLLGTINGLLEPTAGRVTVDGDDVTELSARALARQVATVPQETSLSFAFPVRDVVAMGRTPYRSRFERVSPTDREHAERAMERTDVARFADRSIDAVSGGERQRVVVARALCQDPDALLLDEPTASLDIDHQVRILSLAREFVAEDRAALCAIHDLSLAARFCDRLALVADGELLATGTPESVLAEEHVEHAFGTEATVTNHPVTGTPDVTVTESRPDRDAHVHVLGGGHTASRAIAALATAGFSVSAGVLPDDDRALDTARAHDVDTVTAAPFAPVDGAVRREASQSVQAADCTVLAGTDETNRALAEHARRLVVVREAVGEAIVDERTTDIETARVTDIGELVTGVEARLDGEPRRLETPADD; from the coding sequence GTGATCGACGTCGAAGACCTCTCGATTGCCTTCGGCGACGTCCAGGCCCTTTCGGACGTGAACCTTACCGTCGATCGGGGCGAGCTCGTCGGGCTGGTCGGGCCGAACGGCGCAGGCAAGAGCACGCTCCTAGGGACGATCAACGGGCTGCTCGAACCGACGGCGGGCCGCGTCACCGTCGACGGCGACGACGTGACCGAACTCTCGGCGCGTGCGCTCGCTCGTCAGGTGGCGACCGTCCCGCAAGAGACGAGCCTCTCCTTTGCCTTCCCCGTCCGCGACGTGGTGGCGATGGGACGGACACCCTACCGCTCGCGCTTCGAGCGCGTCTCTCCAACCGACCGCGAGCACGCCGAGCGAGCGATGGAACGCACCGACGTCGCGCGCTTCGCCGACCGATCGATCGACGCGGTGAGCGGCGGCGAGCGCCAGCGCGTCGTCGTCGCCCGCGCACTCTGTCAGGACCCGGACGCGCTCCTGCTCGATGAACCGACCGCCAGCCTCGACATCGATCACCAGGTGCGGATCCTCTCGCTGGCCCGCGAGTTCGTCGCCGAGGATCGCGCAGCGCTCTGTGCGATTCACGACCTCTCGCTGGCCGCACGCTTCTGTGACCGGCTGGCGCTCGTCGCCGACGGCGAACTCCTCGCGACCGGCACGCCGGAGTCGGTACTCGCCGAGGAGCACGTCGAGCACGCCTTCGGGACCGAGGCGACGGTGACGAACCATCCAGTCACCGGAACGCCCGACGTCACCGTCACGGAGAGCCGGCCCGATCGCGACGCACACGTCCACGTTCTGGGTGGCGGTCACACCGCTTCCCGTGCGATCGCCGCGCTCGCGACGGCTGGATTTTCCGTCTCGGCGGGCGTCCTGCCGGACGACGACCGAGCGCTCGACACCGCCCGCGCACACGACGTCGATACTGTCACGGCAGCGCCGTTCGCACCGGTCGACGGAGCTGTTCGTCGAGAAGCTTCCCAGTCGGTGCAGGCGGCCGACTGCACCGTGCTCGCCGGCACGGACGAAACCAACCGTGCGCTCGCCGAGCACGCTCGACGGCTGGTCGTCGTCCGAGAAGCTGTCGGCGAGGCAATCGTTGACGAGCGCACAACGGATATCGAGACCGCACGCGTCACCGATATCGGGGAGTTGGTCACGGGCGTCGAGGCACGACTCGATGGCGAGCCGCGACGGCTGGAGACGCCGGCCGACGACTGA
- a CDS encoding PH domain-containing protein gives MSSAAAASDWVHLTGEERVLWAGMPSLYPAIPTFVVAFVLSILGVWLFRDGSLPLLPSWLALVLVPFGALAAVWAYLSRWSTRYVFTTKAIYEKRGVLSRTVTQIRFDRIQNTAFEQSIVERTLSYGDIEVYTAGTGGVNLSLRDVPDPKRVNALVTTRLGETARAKRPDRSTDERPTV, from the coding sequence ATGAGTTCGGCAGCCGCAGCGAGCGACTGGGTACATCTGACGGGTGAGGAGCGCGTGCTCTGGGCCGGCATGCCGAGCCTCTATCCGGCGATCCCCACGTTCGTGGTCGCGTTCGTGCTGAGCATTCTCGGCGTCTGGCTCTTCCGCGACGGATCGCTCCCTCTGCTTCCGTCGTGGCTCGCGCTCGTGCTCGTCCCGTTCGGTGCGCTCGCTGCCGTGTGGGCGTATCTCTCGCGCTGGAGCACGCGCTACGTGTTCACGACCAAGGCGATCTACGAGAAACGTGGCGTGCTCTCGCGAACGGTCACGCAGATCCGTTTCGACCGCATCCAGAACACCGCCTTCGAGCAGTCGATCGTCGAGCGTACCCTCTCGTACGGCGACATCGAGGTCTACACCGCGGGCACCGGCGGGGTGAACCTCTCGCTGCGCGACGTGCCCGATCCCAAACGTGTGAACGCGCTCGTGACGACCCGCCTCGGCGAGACCGCCCGCGCGAAGCGACCGGACCGTTCGACCGACGAGCGTCCAACGGTGTAG
- a CDS encoding polyprenol monophosphomannose synthase, with protein sequence MTDRPSQRGRGIAPDSGSGTHHSSREEQATASRGRSVSIIIPTYNERENIERVVERCRDALADYRFEIVVVDDDSPDKTWQLVADSYADAETVRIVRRTEESGLATAVSRGFDEASYECCAVIDADLQHPPEKLPELIAAFDDGADIAIGSRHVDGGGVENWSRFRRLVSRGAMAITKLALPPTRQIADPMSGFFAIRRELIDDVALAPTGYKILLEVLMKCDYERVVEIPYVFTERERGESKLSADEYWEFLEHIYQLRRSPDTN encoded by the coding sequence GTGACCGACCGCCCCAGCCAACGCGGCCGCGGAATCGCCCCCGACAGCGGATCGGGAACGCACCACAGCAGCCGCGAGGAGCAGGCGACGGCGAGCCGCGGGCGCTCGGTCTCCATCATCATCCCGACGTACAACGAGCGCGAGAACATCGAGCGCGTCGTCGAGCGCTGTCGCGACGCCCTCGCCGACTACCGCTTCGAGATCGTCGTCGTCGACGACGACTCGCCGGACAAGACCTGGCAGCTCGTCGCCGACTCCTACGCGGACGCCGAGACGGTCCGCATCGTGCGCCGCACTGAGGAGTCGGGACTTGCAACCGCCGTCTCCCGGGGCTTCGACGAGGCCAGCTACGAGTGCTGTGCGGTCATCGATGCCGACCTCCAGCATCCACCCGAGAAGCTCCCCGAGCTCATCGCGGCGTTCGACGACGGGGCCGACATCGCCATCGGCAGCCGCCACGTCGACGGCGGCGGCGTCGAGAACTGGTCGCGCTTCCGGCGGCTCGTCAGCCGCGGCGCGATGGCGATCACCAAACTCGCCCTGCCGCCAACTCGGCAGATCGCCGACCCAATGAGCGGCTTCTTCGCCATTCGACGCGAACTCATCGACGACGTCGCGCTCGCACCCACCGGCTACAAGATCCTGCTCGAAGTCCTGATGAAGTGCGATTACGAGCGCGTCGTCGAGATTCCCTACGTGTTCACCGAACGCGAACGCGGCGAGTCGAAGCTCAGCGCCGACGAATACTGGGAATTTCTCGAACACATCTATCAGCTCCGGCGCAGCCCCGACACGAACTGA
- a CDS encoding sulfatase — MKTLLLTIDAWRASHASFAPDAVGDHTPNLAALAEEGTVFSQAVSHGPATPYAFPSVFTSTLPLDYGGYEQLSDERTLVSEALQDAGWSAAGVHANPWLGEKYGYGRGYDIYRDVGEFGLPGLERGRQFLLDNFSLDSPVYRAAQSLYRTVQEPLRMLGGGDAAEIEVAREALEKSSDETFVWTHLLEPHAPYTPPKRHREAVGVPETDATPSQLVTRAQHSPEEFTEREREVIRGLYAASVRHADEKVGTLLDAVDDDTLVIVSADHGEALFEHGQVGHEPALYDELTHVPLLVRPPGGAVEGLVETQVRHIDIAPTILDYADAERPDSYRGRSLRPAVEGEGIDDEMAISEVASSATEPGRLAPDELQVAVRTPERKLIHANGEVLAFDLRDDPEEREPITDPVGDDWDDLRTVLDDRLATIDIGESEGVDRDEEVQERLRNLGYID; from the coding sequence ATGAAGACGCTGCTGTTGACCATCGACGCGTGGCGCGCCTCGCATGCCTCGTTCGCGCCCGATGCGGTAGGCGATCACACGCCGAACCTCGCAGCGCTCGCCGAGGAGGGGACGGTCTTCTCGCAGGCCGTGAGTCACGGTCCGGCGACACCCTACGCCTTCCCGTCCGTGTTCACCTCGACGCTCCCGCTCGATTACGGTGGCTACGAGCAGCTGAGCGACGAGCGGACACTGGTGAGCGAGGCGCTCCAGGACGCGGGCTGGAGCGCCGCGGGCGTCCACGCGAACCCGTGGCTCGGCGAGAAATACGGCTACGGCCGTGGCTACGACATCTACCGCGACGTCGGCGAGTTCGGCCTCCCCGGACTGGAGCGGGGCCGGCAGTTCCTGCTCGACAACTTCTCGCTCGATAGCCCCGTCTATCGGGCGGCACAGTCGCTCTATCGCACGGTCCAGGAACCGTTGCGGATGCTCGGCGGTGGCGACGCGGCCGAGATCGAGGTGGCGCGCGAGGCGCTCGAAAAGTCGAGCGACGAGACGTTCGTCTGGACGCATCTGCTCGAACCCCACGCGCCGTACACGCCGCCGAAGCGCCATCGCGAGGCCGTCGGCGTGCCAGAAACCGACGCGACGCCCTCCCAGCTCGTCACGCGCGCCCAGCACAGCCCCGAGGAGTTCACCGAACGCGAGCGCGAAGTCATCCGTGGGCTCTACGCCGCCTCGGTCCGCCACGCCGACGAGAAGGTCGGCACGCTCCTTGACGCGGTGGACGACGACACCCTCGTGATCGTCTCCGCCGATCACGGCGAGGCGCTATTCGAGCACGGCCAGGTCGGCCACGAGCCGGCGCTGTACGACGAGCTCACGCACGTCCCGCTCCTGGTCCGTCCGCCGGGCGGCGCGGTAGAGGGGCTGGTCGAGACGCAGGTGCGCCACATCGACATCGCGCCGACGATCCTGGATTACGCCGACGCCGAACGGCCGGATTCCTACCGCGGGCGCTCGCTCCGGCCGGCCGTCGAGGGCGAGGGGATCGACGACGAGATGGCCATTTCGGAGGTCGCTTCCTCGGCGACCGAACCCGGTCGGCTCGCGCCCGACGAACTCCAGGTCGCGGTGCGCACGCCCGAGCGAAAGCTCATCCACGCTAACGGTGAGGTGCTGGCGTTCGATCTCCGGGACGATCCCGAGGAGCGCGAGCCGATCACCGACCCGGTCGGCGACGACTGGGACGATCTCCGAACGGTGCTCGACGACCGGCTGGCGACCATCGATATCGGCGAGAGCGAGGGTGTCGATCGCGACGAGGAGGTCCAGGAGCGCCTGCGGAACCTCGGCTATATCGACTGA
- a CDS encoding MFS transporter, translating to MSDAHAADEYGVTGTPRRGLALSTFVFFAGLTTIVFYGAAGPILEDQLALTGIFHGLLLSSPHLSKAVLRIPFGAWVDDVGGKKPFLILMASTLVGTGGLVVTLFFTYPENFDMSLYPLLVLFGLLAGAGGATFSVGTSQTSYWYPSDKQGFALGAFAGIGNIGPGMITLGLPVLIGLVGLTGSYTIWLVFMLVATVIYALYAVDPYYFQLRKQGTDPEESRRIADDLGQDIFPSGGAWDSLKTSAKNRRTWILVFLYTVSFGGGFTSLSAWFPTYWAQFHELSLATAGFLAGLFIAYGSLIRVPAGSISDRFGGEIVAIISFAIMALGSAIMTVVTGFWPAIVGMMVLGTGMGIANAAVFELVPKFVPEAVGGASGWISGIGGGGTLVILPLMGYFADAYGEIGYARGFGVFVVLSLLCVGIAIALKYVISEPDESTDEAALH from the coding sequence ATGAGCGATGCCCACGCAGCCGACGAGTACGGGGTAACGGGAACGCCGAGACGAGGGCTGGCACTGTCGACGTTCGTCTTCTTCGCCGGCCTCACGACGATCGTCTTCTATGGCGCTGCAGGACCCATTCTGGAGGACCAGCTGGCCCTTACCGGCATCTTCCACGGACTCCTGCTGTCCTCCCCACATCTCAGCAAAGCGGTCCTCAGGATCCCCTTCGGTGCCTGGGTGGACGACGTCGGCGGGAAGAAACCGTTTCTCATCCTCATGGCGTCGACGCTCGTCGGGACCGGTGGACTGGTCGTGACGCTGTTTTTCACCTATCCCGAGAACTTCGACATGAGTCTCTATCCGCTGCTGGTCCTCTTCGGACTGCTCGCGGGTGCCGGCGGCGCGACCTTCTCGGTCGGGACCTCACAGACCTCCTACTGGTATCCGAGCGACAAACAGGGGTTCGCGCTCGGTGCGTTCGCCGGGATCGGGAACATCGGCCCGGGGATGATCACCCTCGGGCTCCCGGTGCTCATCGGGCTCGTGGGGTTGACCGGGAGCTACACGATCTGGCTGGTCTTCATGCTCGTCGCTACCGTCATCTATGCGCTGTACGCCGTCGATCCCTACTACTTCCAGCTCCGCAAACAGGGCACCGATCCGGAGGAATCGAGACGGATCGCCGACGATCTCGGACAGGACATCTTCCCGTCGGGAGGCGCGTGGGACTCGCTGAAGACGTCCGCGAAAAACCGTCGTACGTGGATTCTCGTCTTCCTCTACACGGTCTCCTTCGGCGGTGGATTCACGTCCCTGTCGGCCTGGTTCCCCACCTACTGGGCACAGTTCCACGAGCTGTCGCTCGCGACGGCGGGGTTTCTGGCCGGGCTCTTCATCGCCTACGGATCGCTCATCCGCGTGCCCGCCGGCAGCATCAGCGACAGGTTCGGTGGCGAGATCGTCGCCATCATCAGTTTCGCGATCATGGCGCTCGGCAGCGCGATCATGACCGTCGTCACCGGGTTCTGGCCGGCGATCGTCGGCATGATGGTGCTGGGAACCGGCATGGGGATCGCCAACGCCGCGGTGTTCGAACTGGTGCCGAAGTTCGTCCCGGAGGCCGTCGGCGGGGCGTCGGGCTGGATCAGCGGCATCGGCGGCGGGGGCACGCTCGTCATCCTGCCACTGATGGGCTACTTCGCGGACGCGTACGGTGAGATCGGCTACGCACGCGGGTTCGGTGTCTTCGTCGTCCTCAGCCTGCTCTGTGTCGGGATTGCCATCGCACTGAAGTACGTCATCTCCGAGCCCGACGAATCCACGGACGAAGCAGCACTTCACTGA
- a CDS encoding universal stress protein — translation MFDRILLPTDGSDPTESAVTMALGLAETHDATLHVLFVVDPPTSVTGVGDGFSGLDNLLDALEEEGHSTTDEIATQASERDIETTAAVRRGNPHDDILSYADEADVDVIVMGTHGRTGVKRALLGSVTEDVVRHSAIPVLTVHRDPDE, via the coding sequence ATGTTCGATCGAATACTCCTCCCGACCGACGGTAGCGATCCGACCGAATCAGCGGTGACGATGGCGCTCGGACTCGCCGAAACGCACGACGCGACGCTCCACGTGCTCTTCGTCGTCGATCCACCTACGTCAGTTACTGGTGTCGGTGACGGCTTCTCGGGGCTGGACAACTTGCTCGATGCGCTCGAAGAGGAGGGTCACAGCACGACCGACGAGATCGCCACACAGGCGAGCGAGCGCGACATCGAGACGACGGCGGCCGTCAGGCGGGGGAACCCACACGACGACATCCTCTCGTACGCGGACGAAGCCGATGTCGACGTGATCGTCATGGGAACCCACGGTCGAACGGGTGTCAAACGGGCGCTGTTGGGAAGCGTGACCGAGGACGTCGTCCGTCATTCCGCGATCCCGGTTCTCACCGTGCATCGCGATCCCGACGAATAG
- a CDS encoding MATE family efflux transporter, which translates to MSLRSRLGGLFKSREEFDLTSGSIGKPLFYLSLPIIVQNLFQTAYNLGDTFWLGQYDTTALAAISFAFPMVFLLISLALGLSVAGSVLVAQYTGAGEERRAEYAASQTVIYAVVASLALGAVGYFFVDELLALLGAGPEIAPLVKQYMQVYTIGLVAVFGFAVFMSLMRGYGDTLTPMYVMAGSVVINIVLDPILIFGFQDNPLFGLLGARGLETWLFGLTGYTGSGIAGAAIATVFARALAFGVGLIVMFRGNRGVKIRLRQMVPSLSFARKVVDIGVPASVEGTARSLSINLLLVVIAAFPESVVAAYGIGTRIFSVIFLPALAVSQGVETMTGQNIGAGKLDRAAETNNFGARAMLVGLTLLGALVLIAPEPIAAVFTDDPAVVAQSATFLRYSALSFGFIGVMRAYTGGFRGAGKTMVAAAISLISLGLVRLPIAWLGAAALGTIGLWIAFPISNLAGGIVAYLWFKRGTWREQDLTESNAGADVAGAETSMDD; encoded by the coding sequence GTGAGCCTCCGAAGCCGTCTCGGCGGCCTGTTCAAGTCCCGCGAGGAGTTCGATCTCACGTCGGGCAGCATCGGCAAGCCGCTGTTCTATCTCTCCCTGCCGATCATCGTGCAGAACCTCTTCCAGACCGCCTACAATCTGGGTGATACGTTCTGGCTCGGGCAGTACGATACGACCGCACTGGCCGCGATCAGTTTCGCGTTCCCGATGGTGTTCCTGCTGATCTCGCTCGCGCTCGGGCTCTCGGTCGCGGGCAGCGTGCTCGTCGCCCAGTACACCGGAGCCGGGGAGGAACGGAGAGCCGAGTACGCCGCCTCCCAGACGGTCATCTACGCAGTGGTGGCCTCGCTCGCTCTCGGCGCGGTCGGCTACTTCTTCGTCGACGAGTTGCTCGCGTTGCTCGGTGCCGGGCCCGAGATCGCGCCGCTGGTGAAACAGTACATGCAGGTGTACACGATCGGTCTCGTGGCCGTCTTCGGCTTCGCCGTCTTCATGTCGCTGATGCGCGGCTACGGCGACACGCTCACCCCGATGTACGTGATGGCGGGCTCGGTCGTCATCAACATCGTGCTCGACCCGATCCTCATCTTCGGCTTCCAGGACAACCCGCTGTTCGGGTTGCTCGGCGCTCGTGGCCTCGAAACGTGGCTGTTCGGCCTCACAGGCTACACCGGCTCCGGGATCGCCGGAGCCGCGATCGCGACGGTGTTCGCCCGGGCGCTCGCGTTCGGGGTCGGTCTCATCGTCATGTTCCGCGGCAATCGCGGCGTCAAGATCAGGTTACGACAGATGGTGCCCAGTCTCTCGTTCGCGCGCAAGGTCGTCGACATCGGCGTTCCGGCCTCGGTGGAGGGGACGGCGCGCTCGCTGTCGATCAACCTGCTGTTGGTCGTCATCGCCGCGTTTCCCGAATCGGTCGTCGCCGCCTACGGGATCGGGACGCGGATCTTCTCGGTGATCTTCCTGCCGGCGCTCGCGGTCTCGCAGGGCGTCGAAACGATGACCGGGCAGAACATCGGCGCTGGCAAACTCGATCGCGCCGCGGAGACGAACAACTTCGGCGCTCGCGCCATGCTCGTCGGCCTGACCCTCCTCGGCGCGCTCGTTCTGATCGCCCCCGAACCGATTGCCGCTGTCTTCACCGACGATCCCGCAGTCGTCGCCCAGAGCGCGACCTTCCTCCGCTACTCCGCCCTCTCGTTCGGATTCATCGGCGTCATGCGGGCGTACACCGGCGGATTCCGGGGTGCGGGGAAGACGATGGTCGCGGCGGCGATCTCGCTCATTTCGCTCGGGCTCGTCCGGCTGCCGATCGCGTGGCTCGGAGCGGCAGCGCTGGGCACCATCGGTCTCTGGATCGCGTTCCCGATCTCGAACCTCGCGGGCGGGATCGTGGCGTATCTCTGGTTCAAGCGTGGAACCTGGCGCGAACAGGACCTCACCGAATCGAACGCCGGCGCGGACGTGGCGGGAGCGGAGACATCGATGGACGACTGA
- a CDS encoding glycosyltransferase family 4 protein: protein MTGTRIALCPHLSVEHYRGGEKWVCALANRLAADGVDVSVRALPYAPGGERRVDVREVLDSQVPYREAWHHDLSGFDTAYVFYNPFSELFFSGGDTRIAGIHSWVYVSEKLYEAHYGLVPTATKLLYRLLGKRDLSRFDVVHSVTPAYDSPHANTVHIPNFVDIEQFSPDRDERADEFTVLTTAAHIREKGWDTIQAVAERLPDDVHVVTTGDGAGDVDGLGFLTEDELADAYARAHVVLHPARVDTDSMVINEACASGTPVVTTPLSTHVRENEAVLQAETPRGLAHAIARIHGEWRHDDGYEERCRRAREEGESHGFEEVYSRLKQLLLSPPTKSENGATRTEVRA from the coding sequence ATGACGGGGACGCGAATCGCACTCTGTCCGCACCTCTCGGTCGAACACTACCGCGGGGGCGAGAAGTGGGTCTGCGCGCTCGCCAATCGGCTTGCAGCCGACGGCGTCGACGTCTCGGTGCGCGCGCTCCCCTACGCCCCCGGCGGCGAGCGCCGCGTCGACGTCCGCGAGGTGCTCGATTCTCAGGTTCCCTACCGCGAGGCCTGGCACCACGACCTCTCCGGGTTCGACACGGCCTACGTCTTCTACAACCCCTTCTCCGAGCTGTTCTTCTCGGGCGGCGACACGCGCATCGCGGGCATCCACTCGTGGGTCTACGTCTCCGAGAAGCTCTACGAGGCCCATTATGGCCTGGTGCCGACGGCGACGAAGTTGCTCTACCGGCTGCTCGGCAAGCGCGATCTCTCGCGCTTCGACGTCGTCCACTCGGTCACGCCGGCCTACGATTCGCCCCACGCGAACACGGTACATATCCCGAACTTCGTCGACATCGAGCAGTTCAGCCCCGATCGCGACGAGCGCGCCGACGAGTTCACCGTGCTCACGACCGCCGCCCACATCCGCGAGAAGGGCTGGGACACGATCCAGGCCGTGGCCGAGCGGCTCCCCGACGACGTCCACGTCGTGACGACCGGCGACGGAGCGGGCGACGTGGACGGTCTCGGCTTCCTCACCGAGGACGAACTCGCCGACGCCTACGCACGTGCCCACGTCGTCCTCCATCCGGCGCGCGTCGACACCGACAGCATGGTGATCAACGAGGCCTGCGCGTCGGGCACCCCCGTCGTGACGACACCGCTCTCGACACACGTCCGCGAGAACGAGGCCGTCCTCCAGGCCGAAACCCCGCGTGGGCTGGCCCACGCGATCGCTCGCATCCACGGCGAGTGGCGACACGACGACGGCTACGAGGAGCGCTGTCGTCGCGCGCGAGAAGAGGGTGAATCCCACGGCTTCGAGGAGGTCTACTCTCGACTCAAGCAGTTGCTCCTCTCGCCGCCGACCAAGAGCGAGAACGGCGCAACCCGGACGGAGGTACGCGCATGA
- a CDS encoding GtrA family protein: MSVLDELSERSLFDPQNKRLFKYLLVGVMGIVINQGVFLLTYEAVGLQYIVAGLLGSAVSIFANYIMNDSWTWRENGTAGIGQWLWRGLKYGATRVVGVGIGTVALIVFVDLLHINPSISNILRIGVGVLWGFGASEKWVWSSDGSSMSFETVKRYLGEDKRE, translated from the coding sequence ATGAGCGTTCTCGACGAACTCAGCGAGCGCTCGCTGTTCGACCCGCAGAACAAGCGACTCTTCAAATATCTCCTCGTGGGCGTCATGGGAATCGTCATCAACCAAGGCGTGTTCCTGCTCACCTACGAGGCCGTTGGTCTCCAGTATATCGTCGCCGGCCTGCTCGGCAGTGCGGTGAGCATCTTCGCCAACTACATCATGAACGACAGCTGGACGTGGCGCGAGAACGGTACCGCCGGCATCGGTCAGTGGCTCTGGCGCGGGCTCAAATACGGTGCGACGCGGGTCGTCGGCGTCGGGATCGGCACCGTCGCGTTGATCGTCTTCGTCGATCTCCTGCATATCAACCCCTCGATCTCGAACATCCTCCGCATCGGAGTCGGCGTGCTCTGGGGGTTCGGCGCGAGCGAGAAGTGGGTCTGGAGTTCGGACGGCTCGTCGATGTCGTTCGAGACGGTCAAGCGCTATCTCGGTGAGGACAAGCGTGAGTAG
- a CDS encoding DUF2079 domain-containing protein produces the protein MSRLTESLSIGTSDSLSDRVLDSLPERGSPTWYVLALALALFVGFSIYTALMHARFETTGADLGAYTHMFSSTLDGEGWLQHGKYRASHPSGSYWGAHFSLTLLLFLPLFALVPSVYTLLVAKSFVLAASVVVLWLLARDRLDSDRLAGVVTVSYAFNPFLWSAWSFDFQEQVLIPPFLFAAYYCYQKDRRLLFLGFLALVLFTNEFVVFPTIGFIGGLFVAAAIAGRLRKRGPMILGAGVLVVVARVASSAAIDYYSVFGGLPTYVVAEPLQPFIQGMGRVSIVDLAMTVLANPMLLIDSATFAVADKLLFFVAFMLPVAFLALFDELSLAALAPYLGFAWVFTGEAKAVYFEFGAHYPLYLLPFVYIGAIHALRRLSGRFDALRWPSRSTLAGLVSAVLVLCLVSGAASGGGHLAVPPPADEDHQETLDTAIDSIPEDASLIAQNDIYPHVATRPNASFIVSPGTFSAYEKRWQNVTPEYLLLDTQLNPNAPWARAVQQTYADRLGDEYGLYRYQEGIQIFKRGYDGPVRGITQSDPGARHYDAASMATGTGERMDGTIVSDNGSAGDYLWFGPYDTLTPGSYTATFRVNASGSGSDPVVTVDVAGGDDHGRIASESVTSTDGWRNVTVDFTIDETTTDVEFRGIREGSGRIALDGVRVSYESKNATTNASAGSA, from the coding sequence GTGAGTAGGCTCACGGAATCGCTTTCGATCGGTACGAGCGATTCGCTTTCCGATCGCGTACTCGACAGCCTCCCCGAGCGCGGCAGCCCGACGTGGTACGTCCTCGCGCTCGCGCTGGCGCTGTTCGTGGGCTTCTCGATCTACACGGCGCTGATGCACGCCCGCTTCGAGACGACGGGGGCCGATCTCGGGGCCTACACCCACATGTTTTCGAGCACGCTCGACGGCGAGGGTTGGCTCCAGCACGGGAAATATCGCGCGAGCCATCCCTCCGGCTCGTACTGGGGGGCACACTTCTCGCTCACCCTCCTGCTGTTCCTGCCGCTGTTCGCGCTCGTTCCGTCGGTGTACACGCTGCTGGTCGCCAAATCGTTCGTGCTCGCGGCGTCGGTGGTGGTGCTCTGGCTGCTCGCGCGCGACCGCCTCGACAGCGACCGCCTCGCGGGCGTCGTGACCGTCTCGTACGCGTTCAACCCGTTTCTCTGGTCGGCGTGGTCGTTCGACTTCCAGGAACAGGTGCTGATACCGCCCTTCCTCTTCGCCGCCTACTACTGCTATCAAAAGGACCGCCGGCTGCTGTTTCTGGGCTTTCTCGCGCTCGTACTGTTCACCAACGAGTTCGTCGTCTTCCCCACGATCGGCTTCATCGGCGGGCTGTTCGTCGCCGCGGCGATCGCCGGCCGACTCAGGAAACGCGGCCCGATGATCCTCGGTGCGGGCGTGCTCGTCGTCGTCGCGCGCGTCGCATCGAGCGCCGCCATCGACTACTACAGCGTCTTCGGCGGCCTGCCGACCTACGTGGTCGCCGAACCGCTCCAGCCGTTCATCCAGGGCATGGGGCGCGTCTCGATCGTCGATCTCGCGATGACAGTCCTCGCGAACCCCATGCTACTGATCGATTCGGCGACGTTCGCGGTCGCGGACAAACTGCTCTTCTTCGTCGCGTTCATGCTACCGGTGGCCTTTCTCGCGCTGTTCGACGAGCTCTCGCTGGCGGCGCTCGCGCCGTATCTCGGCTTCGCGTGGGTGTTCACCGGTGAGGCCAAGGCGGTCTATTTCGAGTTCGGTGCACATTACCCGCTCTACCTGCTCCCGTTCGTCTACATCGGCGCGATCCACGCCCTCCGCCGGCTCTCGGGTCGCTTCGACGCGCTGCGGTGGCCCTCGCGGTCGACGCTCGCCGGATTGGTTTCGGCGGTGCTCGTGCTCTGTCTCGTCAGCGGTGCGGCCTCCGGCGGCGGCCATCTCGCCGTGCCACCGCCGGCCGACGAGGATCACCAGGAGACGCTCGACACGGCCATCGACTCGATCCCCGAGGACGCCTCGCTCATCGCCCAGAACGACATCTACCCCCACGTGGCGACGCGCCCGAACGCCTCGTTCATCGTGAGTCCGGGGACGTTCAGTGCCTACGAGAAGCGCTGGCAGAACGTCACACCCGAGTATCTGCTGCTCGATACGCAGCTCAACCCGAACGCGCCGTGGGCGCGGGCCGTCCAGCAGACCTATGCCGATCGCCTCGGCGACGAGTACGGCCTCTATCGGTATCAGGAGGGAATTCAGATCTTCAAGCGTGGTTACGATGGTCCCGTCCGCGGCATCACCCAGTCCGACCCCGGTGCGCGCCACTACGACGCCGCGAGCATGGCGACGGGTACCGGCGAGCGCATGGACGGGACGATCGTGAGCGACAACGGCTCGGCTGGGGACTACCTCTGGTTCGGGCCCTACGACACGCTTACACCGGGTAGCTACACCGCGACCTTCCGGGTCAACGCCTCGGGGAGCGGTTCCGATCCCGTCGTGACGGTCGACGTCGCCGGTGGCGACGATCACGGCCGCATCGCCAGCGAGTCCGTCACGTCGACGGACGGCTGGCGGAACGTCACCGTCGACTTCACCATCGACGAGACGACCACCGACGTCGAGTTCCGCGGGATCCGTGAGGGGTCGGGCCGGATCGCGCTCGACGGGGTGCGCGTGAGCTACGAATCGAAAAACGCTACTACGAATGCCTCGGCGGGGAGTGCATGA